One Ictalurus furcatus strain D&B chromosome 22, Billie_1.0, whole genome shotgun sequence genomic window, TGATAGGACATGTATTACGTGGAAGGTCTGATCACAAAGCATGATTCTGTAGTTAGTTGTTGGTAAGTATGGAAACGGTCATTTGGTTCTCGTATATTCCGCTTATTGGGGGACGTTGATGGGTTTTGGTGGAACTTCCTGGAAGTCGTTACAGTGTTTAAGCTAGAAAGAATGAAGCTAATGATGATGAATCTTGTTCATTTTGGACCATGTTGTGACTCTTTTGATTTTTCCTGCTCCACAGTCTGATCTCTTGCTTGGCATTCTGGACATCATTGAACCAGAGCTGTTCCTCAAAGAAGTTCAGGAGCCGAACCTGGCTCAGCAGCTCCTGCTGGTCGGCTCGGCCACCGGTTCGCTACCTGCCCCCTCCCCTGGAGCTGTGGGGACCGCACCAGTTAAGCTGGAGGCCCTTAATGAACTGATCCAGTTCGACCACATTTACACCAAACCGGTGgcgatggaggaggaggaagaaaaggagGGCGCCTACGAAGTGAGCATCGCAGACGAGCAGGACACCGTCGTCTTCTCGCCGTCCTCCGAAGACGAGGAAGTGGAGGTGGAAGTCGAAACGGTGTCCGTCAAGGACGAACCGGAGGAAGTGGTCATCCCCGTGACGGACAGCGACTCGATCGGGGTCGACGACTTCCTGTCCGAGGCGTCCCCTTCTTTCGGAGGCTACGACAAGGCGGCGTACCTGATCTCCGATACGTACAGTGACTCTGGATACGAAAGGTCACCTTCCCCTTTCAGCAACATGTCGTCCCCGCTTTGCTCCGACAGCGCCTGGGAAGACATGTTTGCTAACGAACTCTTCCCACAACTCATTAGcgtctaataaataaataaataaataaaaccaatctGTTGGTTGGTTTAAATGTAATCCTAGCGTACTAAGCGATTACTATACGCTTCGTTAATGTACAGTCAGCAcaaaaattctttctttttaaaaaaacaaacgaaaaatGAAACCCTATTTAATATGGAAAATAACTGCCGTTTGTTCTCTGCTGGGACATGGACACTGGAGCGCCAAAAGTAGCAATTGGATGAATCTGAGATTCATGTTCAGTATTTTTTGTCTGGGAGAAGGGAAGTTCTCTGTggggaaggttttttttttttttttttttttttttttttttttaaaagaaagatgtatttatttgtaccTTGTTCCAGAGTCCTGTAATCGTAATGTCTGCTTTAATATCGTATAATGTAATCTTTATTAGCGCCCTCCTCATGGAATCATgtattgcattaaaaaaaaaattatgcatcgCATCTTGATGGTCTCGATTTcccctttttgttttgttttttttttttgtgtgtgccgTGTTTTAATACACATCTTGGGATCAGTGTACAGACTTCCACAGCTCACACAGTCCTGTAATCTCTAATTATACAGTCTGCAGAGCAACGCTCTTGCTCAAGATTAGTCGTAATCCGATTCCAGATGTCTACACTTCACTTCTGACTGAGCTGCATGCAAAAGAGAGATGTATTTCGTTAAGGAAGGTGCAGTTTTCAAAACTATATTCAGTTTCGGCAGGTGTACACGGATTTAAATAaaacccacacacgcacacaaaccccccccccccccccccccccaaaaaaaagtcaGCTAATTTTGTACACTCTGCTTTTATAAACACTTGTAACTGACAGAATATGTCCACAAATTAATGATGTAATATCACTCTCAAACATCCATTCTGAATAATCCTTGTGTCTTACATGGTAAAAGAAATGCGCTACAGGTTAATTACATATGATGCTGAAGATGTTAAATCTACTCGGGTATTAAAAATGAACGTGGTAAGCGGTTCTGAATACGCTGGATGGAAATCCACTTTTGGATTTCGCTGAAATAGATTTGTGTGCTGTCAGTTAACGAGGATTCTTTCTctgtcctttttaaaaaaatctatcgCTCTATAAGGAAGAACAAGTTTAGCTCAGAGGTACCGTATGTTCAGCCTTGCTCTATGGAGTTATGCTGCAGtccattgtgtgtatgtgtgtgtgtgtgtgtgtgtgtgtgtatatatatatatatatatatatatatatatatatatatatatatatatatatatataaaatggacaAGACTGACATTATACATAGTTTCTCATTATTATAACATTTCCTATAGAAATTCACAATACACGTTAATGTAAAATGAGTCTAGAGGAGCAAGAGAACACTCTTTAGATTTACTATCTCCACAGGAAAACTTCAACACCTGACTGGTCCCGCACCAGATAATgagcctttattggtcacgtatacgttacagcacagtgagattcttttcttcgcataccccagcatgttaggaagttggggtcagagcgcagggtcagccatgatacagcgccccctggagtagagagggttaagggccttgctcaagggcccaacagcggtagcttggcagtgttggggcccgaacccccgactttccgatcagtaacccagagcctcaaccACCAAgtccaccactgccccacatCTGACTCACAGACACGGATGATACCTCAAATCGCTCGGATTTCCCCCATACTCACATTGAGAAATCAGTAGCAGGACACAACAGGCCATAAACTGAGTGTAATCACCAAACCACTGCAGGCATGTCGTACATCAGAACGGTCGGCTCAGCGAGGAGaattgcattatgtaaagaattACATTAGAAAGATTGCAAAatacaaaaacctgccattgaAATCGGAAACGAAATGGAATTTCTTCCAACGTATTCCTAAAAAGTGAAAAACTCTCTGGTGAGAACTTACCTGGATGTTCTTCTGAAACCGAACATGAAGAAGGGGATgaatagagagaatgagtgtCTCACTTGTACAACTGTGAAATTCAACTTCAGGTCAACATTCAGTGTCAGTATTTATGatacaaattcaaaataataataataataagaagaagaagaagaagaagaagaatgagtgaatgaataattCTGATGTCGAGCTCTGATTCTGATACTGAAGTCAAATTTGATACGTTTGCTTTTTAACTTTATTCAATTATCATTCATCTACTAATTTATCATTCAAATACTTTCACCCAAGGCAAGCTGCAAATAATGAATCGTTAATCATTAACGAGCTTGTTATATACAATACAGCCGACTTTGTCTCTTCGTCACAGGTCGAATTGCCCTGCGAGACTTTGTCACATGTGTCCTGCTCTATAATAGGAGATAAGATAAAGGCTGGGACTGTGTGTAAAACACTGTTCAGGTTAAGATGTTCCtgttcaatcacacacacacacacacacacacacacacacacacacacagatgaaagTCTAACTTATGCAACAGCCCAGTTGTACTTTGGCTACAGGGATAAACTGCAGATTCCTGTTCCTGTCTGTAAAGCGGCGGGTACGGTGGTATTTTCTTTTTGGTCACACCCGTTAATTGTCCTCAGGCTAAATCTGTCAGTCTGGGCGGAGAGGATTTCTTTAAAACTAAAGAAAGCGCAGGGTGGGTTTGTTGTTAGAGCACAACATATTTAACATCGTCAAACAGGAGTAGTCAGGTTAGATTATTGAAGATAACTGAAGCGTAAATGAACTTTAAACTGCAAGCAAtgtagcaggaaaaaaaattttaaaaacactttgtagggaaaaaatatatgtaaaaatgtCAATTCTATAAGATACAGGTAACCTTTATGattgtttaatatttgaaaatatttcatatagATGTTTACATTGTTGCTAATTAGCTTGTTACACAGTATACAGTtgagtttacatacgccttgctgAATCggctaaattaatttaaaaactattaCTTAAAATAAGAGAGATCATAAAaatcacaagacacaataataactgaatttacacaaatgaaccagcgcaaaagtttacacacgctcgattattAACCCcgcgtgtcgttacctggatgatccactacgtgatgtgtttatgttctgtgagagttcttcacgggtctcttgtttgtcctgagcactTAACCTCCCCACTGTTCTTcggaaaaatcctccaggtcctgcacattctttacttctCCAGAAACTTCATCTTTTACCCCTTTCCTAcatgatgttcagatccgtcttttcacaccgaggacgaccgagggactcgtacacgactattacaaaaaggTGCGAACGTTCACCGACgctcaagaaggcgacacgatacattaagagcgcaggggggtgtaaacttttgaacaggatgatcggcgTAAATTGTTATGAATGTGTCTTCTGGCAAACGTAgctatcttatgtagcttctgaagggcggtgCTAAATGGAACAATAAGAACTTTAAACATTACATGCGTAAAAGACACGATTTCTACTTGGCATGCTTAATGAAAACTCACACGCAGCTTATAGGtagtttttgcattttttattgttataataacACGCTTTTCATAGTATGCCTGTCGACTTGacttcacattttattttgcacCGCCACGCCTCTGTGCGTTCACGCTGCAGTATAATTAGTTGTGAACTTCCTGTGGCAGGAAATGAGGTTTGGGGTTTCTGACGCAGTGAGTTTCACTCTGCCTGTGTGTTTTGACGAAAGAAATACGACTGATGCGGTTTCTTTTATCGCCAAATAAAGAAACCGGCGAGAAATCGGCCCACGTTCTTCAGCGTTACGCGTTACGTTCCGGACGATGACGAGAGTGTAGAAATACAGACGAGGGATGGTTTCACTGTGGAGAACACCGGCGGAAGATCACATGTCAGCGGTGGGACTTTCTGTCCGTGCCATCTTGTCCCTGCTGATGCTGCCGTGTCCCATCCGGTGAAGTCCGGGCTTAAATTAAAAGCCGGATCCCAGCTGTTTCTGTCCATCGCTATACAGGGAAAACCCCTTCAGAGTGAAAATGTCTCGGTATTCCCTTTCGAGATGAGGAACGCTAAAGAATGAGGAAAATTCCCGAACGAGGAAGCCTAAAGAATAACGAGGAATGATGAAATACTGGTGGAATGAGGTGGAAGTAATGCAGGTCACACAGCTGCTCAGATGATTCAAGGAACATAAGATATACGACAATTCGGTCTAAATAGAACCGTCAGCGTTGACCAAACTCCTTTACGAGTTCTTTAAGACTGGTCTTGAGACAAAAACGACTAATTCAGGGGGAAAGAGAAACGTGTACGGTATTGGACATGGAGTTTAGGATCTAAAATAGCAATGGTGGATCATCTAGCATGCATGTGAGGCCTCAGGCAATTAGGATCAACCTTCAGGGCACGGTGTAGTCTTGGGTTACGTTTCAGTATGATTTTTAACGCCCTCGTCAACGTCGGTTTGAAATTCCTCCTT contains:
- the xbp1 gene encoding LOW QUALITY PROTEIN: X-box-binding protein 1 (The sequence of the model RefSeq protein was modified relative to this genomic sequence to represent the inferred CDS: deleted 2 bases in 1 codon); translation: MVVVAAGPGGAHKVLLISSSSHSSDSNAAAPPLRKRQRLTHLSPEEKALRRKLKNRVAAQTARDRKKAKMGELEQQVLELEHENQKLHLENEMLRERTSDLMSENEELRQRLGLDTLVRKEKVQVLESGVSDLVLLNGSSESSTQATCASAAGAGPAVIKAEEFTLDPHTPDAADSESDLLLGILDIIEPELFLKEVQEPNLAQQLLLVGSATGSLPAPSPGAVGTAPVKLEALNELIQFDHIYTKPVAMEEEEEKEGAYEVSIADEQDTVVFSPSSEDEEVEVEVETVSVKDEPEEVVIPVTDSDSIGVDDFLSEASPSFGGYDKAAYLISDTYSDSGYERSPSPFSNMSSPLCSDSAWEDMFANELFPQLISV